A segment of the Lolium perenne isolate Kyuss_39 chromosome 3, Kyuss_2.0, whole genome shotgun sequence genome:
tattctccggagcctatcccacgaaggaatagctcactcacttgtggtagactttgaggtagcctccaaaccttcacaatcttgcccggagcaaatccacaacccggatgcttccggactcctcttgcccacctagggtttccaaggaaccctaggaagcaagcttctcgatgaatacaagggggaatgagatttggcttggtagaacagtagatcgggtcctcctctagtgattccccggagggatttgagtttgggtgaaggaggagggagatcggaggcttttggtgtttctaataatggagtaagagagagagagctcaagaacagcttgtagtatgttgcctaacccttccaaggtaggagaaggggtatttatagtgttcttcaaaatcaggccgttgcaacttgccacctcagcattttcctcgacaaaccaggttgaccggaccacagaccggagagcccggtcgtgaggccggtcagaccAGATCAGCGACCGGATCCCCTTTGCGTTGTCCTGGCGCTTCTTCGGTTggtggccggttggcgcccggttggcgcccggtcgaccggacggagcgccggacccgccggtcagtagcccggttgaccgggcgacaaccggatctgctggctcttcgcttgaagcccggttggcgcccggttgaccggccagcacgccggactggccggttgctggcccggttggaccgggctgtagaccggatttctcgtgtaacccctttttgattgttgttgaaatgaggggtctcctttagccttcttgttcctttgatacaccatttacgcctcattgcctaatacctgagattaaccttataaacatattaggccaaatactttagcacggtgtcatcgttaccaaaataatggataagggtaaaatacccttacagcggcatagaggtacccctttgtgacacttggttaaaacatgtgcattgcgataatcccggtaatccaagctaattaggacaaggtgcgggcactattagtatactatgcatgaggcttgcaacttgtaagatataatttacataacacatatgctttattactaccgttgacaaaattgtttcttgttttcaaaaccaaagctctagcacaaatatagcaatcgatgctttcctctttgaagggcctttcttttactttttatgttgagtcagttcacctatttctctccatctcaagaagcaaacacttgtgtgaactgtgcattgattcctacatacttgcatattgcacttgttatattactttgcattgacaactatccatgagatatacatgttacaagttgaaagcaaccgctgaaacttcaatcttcctttgtgttgcttcaatacctttgctttgaattattgctttatgagttaactcttatgcaagacttattgatgcttgtcttgaagtactattcatgaaaagtctttgctatatgattcagttgtttactcatgtcatttacattgttttgatcgctgcattcattacatatgctttacaatagtatgatcaaggttatgatggcatgtcactccagaaattatctttgttatcgtttacctgctcgggacgagcagaaactaagcttggggatgctgatacgtctccgacgtatcgataatttcttatgttccatgccacattattgatgatatctacatgttttatgcatactttatgtcatatttatgcgttttccggaactaacctattgacgagatgccgaagggccagttgctgttttctgctgtttttggtttcagaaatcctagtaaggaaatattctcgaaatcggacgaaatcaacgcccagcatcttagaatccccggaagcatccagaacacccgagagtcgccagagtggacccacagggggcccaggaggtaggccggcgtggcctaggccctggccgcgccgccttatggtgacaccgcctcttcgaccctctggcgccgcctcttcgcctatataaaggtcctcgacctaaaaccacgacacggaaaagccacggtacgagaaaccttccagagccgccgccatcgcgaagccaagatctgggggacaggactctctgttccggcacgccgccgggatggggaagtgcccccggaaggcttctccatcgacaccaccgccatcttcatcaacgctgctgtctcccatgaggagggagtagttctccatcgaggctcggggttgtaccggtagctatgtggttaatctctctccctatgtacttcaatacaataatctcatgagctgccttacatgattgagattcatatgatgatgcttgtaatctagatgtcattatgctagtcaagtggattttacttatgtgatctccggagactccttgtcccacgtgtgtaaaggtgacagtgtgtgcaccgtgtgggtctcttaggctatatttcacagaatacttattcactgttatgaatagcatagtgaagtgcttatttatatccctttatgattgcaatgtgttttgtatcactattcatctatgtgctactctagtgatgttattaaagtactctattccttctgcacggtgtaatggtgacagtgtgtgcatcgtgtagtacttggcgtaggttatgattgtgatctcttgtagattatgaagttaactattgctatgatagtattgatgtgatctattcctcctttcgtagcgtgaaggtgacagtgtgcatgctatgttagtacttggtttagttgtgttgatctgtcgtgcactctaaggttatttaaatatcaacatcgaatattgtggagcttgttaactccggcattgagggttcgtgtaatcctacacagttagtggtgttcatcatccaacaagagagtgtagagtctagcatctatttatttattctgttatgtgatcaatgttgagagtgtccactagtgaaagtatgatccctaggccttgttcctaaatactgctatcgctgcttgtttactgttctactgcatctgtactgtccgcaatattaccaccatcaaccacacgccagtcctggacagcaaagcacttttctggtgctgttgctactgctcatacttattcataccacctgtatttcactacctcttcgccgaactagtgcacctattaggtgtgttggggacacaagagacttcttgctttgtggttgcagggttgcttgagagggatatctttgacctcttcctccctgagttcgataaaccttgggtgatccacttaagggaaacttgctgctgttctacaaacctctgctcttggaggcccaacactgtctacaagaatagaagctcccgtagacatcaaccgaCTAAGGTTTTTACAATGAGGCATCCCTTAGTCGGGGAAGCGAGCCCGGTGCTGAAAGGTGCCTGGCAAGCTCGTTAGAACCAAACGGGAAAGCGATCCCGGCTACCAGCGAAGTCATCTGACAGGAAGGGGGGCCGCTTCTTAAATGGTAAATGGAAGCCAAAGAACATGTCCTGACCAACCCGGAAAGAGAATAAAGTGTAAAATTAATTAACTAAAATCTATGTAATGTGCATGTCTTTGACAAGGACGTGGAGCGCGCACTGAGGAGGTCACACCGGTGACACGCTCACCTCTCACCATCCCAACACTCGGGGATATTGTCGAGTCCACGGGAACAAGGCATGACCCAATCAAGAGCGGATCTCCTGGCAACTCGAGGCACCTGAGAAGATGCCTCCCTGGCTATGCTCACCCCAGGGGCAGTGGCGGAGGTAGAGCAAACTCAACTAGGGTGTACTAGCTTGTAATATGTGCTGATTATAGGGGTGCGTACACTGGTTTTGCAGCTAGTTGCAGGGTAAAAACTAAAGCTACCCGGGTGCATGTGCACCCCCTTGGCTCAATGGAGCTCCGTCACTGCCAGGGGGAAGATGTTCTGTTCAACTCTCTCACGAAAAATCCTTTTATTTTGAATATAATTTTACTTACTTTTTTGCAATCTAAAAAAAAGATTCCTGCTTTTTTTGCTCCAGTTTCTATTACTCTCTTCAATAGATTCTATCTTAAAACATACATTGTTAACACAATAAAACTTTCTGTTTCTTTCTATTGAGATTAAAAAGGAGAAAAGGTGGATTTATAGTCACAGGCTGAAAAATTCAGAACAAATTGGAACCATTAACTAGAATTCTATCTTTTTTTAATTGCAGTAGTGAACGACTCTTAAACTTAAATAGGTATTATCTCCCCTGTCCTTTTAATGGCATAATAAAATTATTATGGCTTTATGCCTAATCCGTGTATAGATAAACTCTAGGCCTCAACAGCATTATTATCCAAAGATCCCCCTTATGTAAATATCTCTATGGGGAATCGTGCTTTCATTTTTCAAAGCATTAAATATCTTGAATAAAAAAAGGAAATTTGCTCTGATATAGAGTATAACCTGACTATCTTGGTCTGTCCAAGTGAAAGAAATTACGATAAAAGAAAAGCATGGCTATGTGGAGAGGTAGATAACTAGATTGGCATGTACTTAAAAAAAGGACTTACTTTATTTTATAATTCTACAAGGAAATCCTAAATTTTATAGCAATTCTACTACTCCAAAATAAAAAAGAACCCGCAAAttcttttttgaaatttaaagtaAGCGCGCTATTCTAAATCGAAGTAAAGCCAAACTTTCTAAAACTTTCTAGTCTATTTATTATATTAAATTATGGCTTTATTACATTAATAGAAAGGAAATAAAATGAGAAATCTTTGCCATCCAATCTGATTAGAATATCATGAAAGTctaattggcataatttttttcTAGGAATGTTTTATCAATTAATTTTCATTCCATTTGTACCCCTGGCAAACTCGAACTTTCGTAAAAATGGTCTCTATTCATTTGTATGAAATACATATATGAAATACGTATGTGGAGTTCCCTAGAATTTCATGTGATTCAGTAAACAGAATATAGATTCATGATTGCTAGATCGATCCGTAGGGATTGATGAAGAATGAGTTGATAATGGAATTTTTCTTTGATAAACAGGAAACTTAAAGATTAAGATGCTCCGGAATGGAAACGAGGGAATGTCCACAATACCCAGATTTAGTCAGATCCAATTCGAGGGATTTTGCAAGTTCATTAATCAAGCCCTGGCAGAAGAACTTAACAAGTTTCCAGCAATTAAAGATCCAGATCACGAAATTGCATTTCAATTATTTGCGAAAGGATATCGATTGCTAGAACCCTCGATAAAAGAAAGGGATGCTGTGTATGAATCACTTACCTATTCTTCCAAGATGTTCTGTTCAACTCTCTCACTGCTTTGGAGGGatgtttgagggcacaaccatccGACCAATCAGAAGGCGGTGTTGAACCGGATCGCCCTATGAGACTTGCCATTGAAAGTTTACTGGAAATTTTTTCAGCGACTAAATAGGTAAACATACTTGCTAATAGTAATTCTTCATTTTGGTTGATCCTTTTCGACTGCTGTCAAAACAAATCTACATTTTGCAATGGTTCCAATCCTATGATTGTGCTTACCAATCATGAATATATGAATGAGATGATCTTGCTTCTGTATATATACCTACCGAGAAAATCCTTCATCCCCATCTTATATGCAGTTGAAGATCTATATGGCCTGCTTATAAAATCTAGAATATTTATCCTAATTTACTTTACTAGATAATGTTTACTAAAAATTCCGCAGCAGCGCGGGGCATTATCTAGTTTAAGAAAAGTGATGGATGCGTGTTGtcattttctctttataagatggATACTGTTGTCATTTTCTTGAAAGATTTGTGTATTTATGCTAGCCAATTTATGAATATAGAAAATAAATTATTTCAGTAAATGATACTTGGATAGAGAGTGAGATACAAATGCATGACCCTTTgtggaaattcaatttggctcacGGGTGCATATACTCCCTCTACCTAAAAGTTGTATTTGGAAGTGGCGAGAAAATTTACAAAATATTCTACatatacatctccataatatatattTGTTCGCCAAGTTTCATGAAAaactaatattttttgtggtctatgtaaaaaaaagaaaatttatcttgtgaacaACGTTATTTCTCAAcaccgaattttgtctttttccacacgccacatgacaagtcgattttttctgaaacgactttgtgagagcgcatgacgtgaagatgtacgtgcgatttttttttctcaaattttatttttttaaacaTATGTGTAAGATTCATTTTAAAGTAAAGGAACTTGTGCTTCCATGTTCCTAAACACCACTCCTCTTCTAAACTATTTTATAGTTTATACTACTACAATTTCCCGATGAAGCATTTGAGTTGTCCATAATAAAACTATAAGTATCGCGTGCCTCCATTTAGCTAGACCTGAAACATTTTTTATCTTCATAGTTCACGATTCGTTAttgcaacctatatttcataaataGATATATTTTCTCTGGTATTGGTGTATTTTACAAGTTCTCTTGTTCCTGAGATGACTAAGAAATAAATACTTTTAAGTCGATGTTAAAAACCATCTTTTGGGAACAAATATTTATACGTAAAAGGCATGAGAATATATGACTTGTGAACTTTACTGATACAAATTTATAACTAACTTCTATAACTTATTTCTAAATCAACGTGGAAATCACCGCCGTCTTTAATATATTGGCTAAATGTATTTTAGGTGTTTTTAGTTGTGTATTTCATTTTTACTGCAATAAGTAAAATCCAGCATAACCTGCACATGTAAACTTTCAGAAAAAATTGTAATATATtttattttagaaatatatagtAGATTGCAAAAACAATTTGACATATAGAGTATGTTATAATAGAGTATTTTAGCTTTAAATATTAACACAAGAAATTGAGTTTTAATATACATGTAGTAACTACTTTTAAGGATTGTATTCTTCTACTATTTGGTGCTGCTTACTAGTGTAGAAAAACAAGTCTTGCTTAGATCGTAACAAAAATGGTGAACCCACAACGATTGGTTTTAAAAAGTATAACGTCCACATGTAGGACATAAAAGCCTGTGTGCTCCATCCGCACTGACACGTGCGACCCGCATGTATGACGCCAAAGGCCCTATGTGTCAGTTAGGAACATTATGGATCTTTCTGCAAAATTGGTAACGCCACATGTCCCCACTTCTTCTGATTAACTAATGACCAAAACTTCACATGACTGGCAAGTTGCAGGACGCGGGAGTAGGTTTTGCAAGATCTaggactaagagcatctccaacagggcgCTAAAAGCCCCAAAAAAACCGCCGGTTCTTTGCAGCATGACGCTGCCGCAGCTGTTCCAAATAAGAGCGGGAAAAGCAGCAGCGCTAAAACTTTTGCCGCCCGCGCGCTTTCGCGCTATCCCGCGCGGGAAATCTGCCGCGTGCGCTGTCGCGCGCACTATAAAGACGACACGCGTGAAGCGGCCAActgccactcctcccacgcgtctTCGCCTCCATCCGTCTCTCTCCCCGCCTCTCTCCCTCCCGCGCCGCTCTGCCTTCGGCCGTTCCGCCTCCACGCGAagatgccgccgcgccgccgcccaccctCCGGCTACCACGGCGTTCGGCGCGGCCGAGCGGCCGATTCGACGCGGAGATCCGTTCCGGCGAGGAGCGGATCCGCCTCGGCACCTTCGAcacggcgcacgaggcggcgcggtCCTACGACGCCGTCGCGTGGCGGCCGGGCCGCAGCCGCCGCGATGAACTTCCACGACGTGTTCACGCGGGAGCGAGCGGagatgctcgcgccgccgccgatgatcacgcgggagcagcgccgacggcggAGCCGAAGCGCCGCCgctcatcgccgagcgcgacgaggcgctccgcgttgaatgggcgcgccgcttccccgaggacgtcgcCGCCACGGCGGCCTTCTACGcggagaaagagaagaagaaggaggagaaggcggcggagaaGGCGAAGAAAAAAGCTTCGCGCGAGAAGCGCCGCGCCGAGTCCGCGGCGAGGGCCGCGAAGgcggcgaggaaggaggaggaaaagaagaacggcgcagggccgtcgacgatcatcctctcctcctcctcctccttcgagtggacgacGACGCCGGTGTCGGAGACGACTCCGAGCAGCTCGGACTTCGATTGGGACTCCTCCGAGTAGTTCCAGTTCTATATGTCGCATTGTATCGTAGAACTTTTATAATATATTCATATTTTCGATCAAATTTTCATAGTTCGGTCGATTTAAATTTTCAACAAACGGTCGGATTAGCACTTTGTGCcgcgcgcgctgcaaaatagcgCCTCTGCCGGAGGTGCGTTTTTCGCACAGCAACGCGCGCTGGAAAATAGCGCCTCTGCCGCGGGCAAATTCGCTAACACGCGCGCTAACGGTATACAGCGCGCCGAATCGCGCGTTTACAGCGCCAGATTTTacagcgcctgttggagatgctctaaacgaTCACATAATGAACACGTTGCAGGACCTAAGGTGTAATTAGCTCTTTCGCGAAAACATACGAGATTCAGGTGAGCACCATAGCACGCATCGTTCTCAGGGCATCTCCACAGGGCGACGCAAATCGGATGTCCAAATTATCCGTGTGCGTCCGTTTGCGACGCCAAAAAGAACGATTTTGTCTGCGCATCCGTTTGCACATGGGGGTGCCTCCAGCGGTCCGACGTATTTCCGCGTCGGCATGAATTAGGATGTCTGAAAATAAGAAAATAAATAGTTTCAATGAAGTGATAGTTATTACATCCAAATTTTAAAtagtctacatgaaaataagatggtATTCCTCTAGGCATTGTCTTCGTGGCCAGCCAATGTCCagtgatgctcaatcagatccatCTGCAACCGTTTGCACACGGTctcgtcagtgacttctacattcatatgCAGATAGTCCATCCAAGATAAAGCCCCAGAGATTGGCGCAACCAGCTCACATTGGAATTcccagtggttctcattgcggccattAGGACAAGATCACAcaacatgtcatcacctcatgcatggtcttcagcgaccatgttcttgtcgggtgacggacaattgtccactgagcttggagcacaccagaTCCTCGATCcgcatctttcctgcaagcctcttgcatcttggcaaacctcctcgtcttcttcGAGTTTGGATTAAGACACTCTTCACCAGTGTGGCCCAGTCaggtagatgccatcagcaagataatatgacTTATCATATCATTTTCATTTACCTCgtagctcacccggggagctgTGCCTTGCATAAACctgttgaaaaccggtgatcggtgcaacacactgatgtcattgttggaatcaaccatgccaaagaatgaatgctAAATCCATAAATTTTGAGATATGACAACTTCAAAAGAATGACAGTTCGTCCCTCCACTTGCCCGATGTACTGACCCTGACATCCAAATGGACggttcttccactcccagtgcatgcaatctatgctgccaatcattctTGGGAATCCTCTAGAGTCGTTGATAGACAACAaccgccttgtatcctcaacagttggctccctacagtaatattgtccgaacacggcaatcacggctcaACAAAATCTGTACATATCCTtaaggcaggtgctctcacccattcgatgATACTCATTGAATATATCAGCATTCATTCCATATGATAGCATGCGAATAGCCACGGAGCAtttttttggtaggaggtgaagcctagcgcacctgttgcatcgggcctCCATTGGAAGTAGGGGTTGTAGTTTTTGAtgccccgtagaatgaccatgAACAGCTCCATTGACATCATGTACTAGCGCTAGAATTTTTTTCCCTTGTACACCGGATCGGTGCAGTGGAAGTAGTCCCTATGGAGCCAGAggtgcccttccactctgttgcgcggcaggttttttgAGCGGCCCTTGACAGAGCCCCGGTGCACCGGCCCCTGGTTTGAATTGAACTTGTGGAGGATGGAGACAGCAACAGTAGCCAATGTCTGCATGGactgatcggactcctcgtcggaagaggagtcaacgaCCTCCGCGCGGAATTTTTCCagcatctgccacatgtccatctgcgtgggtacgaACTGCGGATCAATAGCCGCGCCCAATAGCGCCGAAAACAGGAGTAAGAAACATACATGCGCAAGTGACTGAGAAGGTCGTGGGCGGCAGAGGCCGGGCGGCGCAAGCGGCAACATTGGCCCCAAAACAGGTGACATGTGCGCGTCGGAGCCTACCCCGACTACGATCCTGCTCTCCCGTGCGGCGAGAACCGAGCAGACGACGAGTACTGCGGCGCTGCGGCGGGACGGCggcgggtggggttggggtggtggcgtcgcactagggcaaCAAAGAAGGGAAaaaaagaagcaaatcgaagcgcTCGATTTCGTTGTCCCTGACATGCGGAACCAAGTAAGAAGAGAAGGACGCTCCATGCGACCGCGAAgcgtccacggagacgcaaacctatcgcatatttggaccaggtttgcgtcgccgcgtACGAACAGACACTTTGCGTCGGCTCAGCTGGAAAAAAGCCGTTGAAGATGCCCTCGTGGTAGCCAATAACCAAACATGGACCAAGcgaaaaaaaagaagagagagccCATGACACATCCAAATCGTCCAAACGACACACTCTTGGCGTAAAAAAGTAGCTCAAAGATCCACCCAACCCAGCCGAGGGAGACTATGCACGACAGCACGAGCAGCAGATGGGCAGGGTGGGTAAAGCTTCCACTCGATTCCCCTAATCTGCTTGCCGTCATTTGCCTGCCGCCTGCGCCCGCCGAGCATTGACTAGAACTAAAGCGACTCGTAACCAACGCGACCCCGTCggccgtcgccatcgccgtcaCCCTCAGCTCAGCTCAGCTCACTGACCCACTCCGCCACCTGCCTCCACTCCCGCCCGACCGCACAACACAGGACCTCCATTACGCGACCTCCTCCTACTGCTGGCTGCCCGCACTTCCCCGGGCACGCACCACCGGAGGAATCGCATCGCTACCTTGCTTCCTCCTCACGTGCCTTGCCCTCCCCGCTTCCCGCTCCGCTCCATCCCACCCACCCACTGAACTAAGGGTCGGCGAGAGGCCACGGCAAGAAGCCGCGACTGCGACTGCGACCGCGAGCAGGCAGAGGACGCGATGCAGCAGCTGCAGCAGCAGGCGCCGCCGTCGTTCGCCCGCCCTGCTCCCACCACCTTTGACGAGGCGTCCATGGAGCGGAGCAGGGGCTTCGTCAAGGCGCTACAGGTACGCCCCCCGCGGCCCGGATCCGGGAGATCCCGCCTCTACCTGACTTCAGTTCACCTCCGCCTCGCTCGGCGTGCCGAGAGATCCGCGTTTTGCGCTTATACTATTGTTTGGCCGGCTCGCCTTTAATTTGCTCCGTGTGTTGTGCAGGAGCTCAAGAACCTGCGGCCGCAGCTATACTCCGCCTCCGAGTACTGCGAGAAGTCCTACCTCCACAGCGAGCAGAAGCACGTGTGAGATTTCTTCGTGTCCTCCTCTCTCACGCGATTTCGTCTTCTTGTACTAGTTGGTTTTCTATCGACTCGCGCTCTGAATTTCCGCGGCAGCAACAGCTTGTGCATGTGTAGCAATCATTGCTTACTAGATGGTGTTCCTAGCAGCGCATGTTCTAACTGAATTTTGTGTCTTGCTGCTATAGTATTTTCATGGTGCGCAATACTAGTAGGTTTCTATGAAGCATTGATTAGTTCAGTGTATGCTAGCATATCGGCGTCCATCTACCCATGGACTCATAGTACTAGGCAAATCAAGGCCAATTGATTAAGAAAATACACTCCAGGTGTGGAGGCTTAAATGCTGAGACACCACTAGAGAATTATCTTGGGCTCTGTAGGCTCTAGTACAAATTTTGGTTCCTTGCACCAGGTTTCATAATTGTTACTAATTCAGACTGTGCTACTCGATTTGTGTTAGATAAAGAATCAACGCTCAGGGTCGTCCGCTTAGAAATAAAAATTTCTCGATCAACTCAGAAATAGAGGCTGCCTTGTTAAGTTTAGCTTATACTGAGGAATTTCTGAAACATTTATCGCACATGGCTATTACTCCACGTACTCTGTAGAATTGTATTGGAATGATGGTCACAAAAGAAAGGGAATAAAAGCTGCGATTGATTTTTTTTTCCCAAGCGATCCTCGTGGATCGATTTTCATTACCAAGGAGATAACGAAAAACATAGTATCTAGCCCCTGGGGCCAAAGCTGCGATTGAATAGATGTGTCTATCTTCTGCAGCTGACTGCACTGCGAAATGAATAAAGGCTTCTGTAAACTATTGAAGAACACATAAAGTTTCTGATAGTTGATCATTGTGCACAAGTGGAACGTGCACTGAGAAATTGTCTGATCCTTTTTCACATGCTTTTTTTGTTTTCAGGGTGCTGGACAACTTGAAGGATTATGCTGTCAGGGCCCTGGTCAACGCGGTCGACCACCTTGGTACCGTCGCCTTCAAGTTGACAGACCTGTATGAACAACAGGCTTCAGAGCTCTCAACTATCGAGCTGAAAGTAGCATCCTTGAACCAGGTACCTACTATTTTAGCACAGGAATTTGTGCTGATAGAGCTACAGGAGTGACAAGTGGCACTTTTTTTCCATGTTCAGCAAGTCCTGACCTGCCAAACCTACACGGATAAAGAAGGGCTTAGGCAGCAGCAGATGATCGGAACCGCCACCAGGCACCACAAACATTACATCGTACCAGGTAAGAACGTGTGATACAAGGATGTAATTTGCAGCCCAAAGAAATGATTAGTGCCTAATTTAACTTGTTAATTTTTCTCTGTTCCAGTTTCAGGAAACAAAAGGATGCAGACCTTTTCCGAGATGCAGACTGATGCTGAGTTCGACTTACGGCCCAAACCTTATCCCTCAGGTACGTTTCTGTGGGCACATTTGGAAATTTTATACTACTAAGTACTTAG
Coding sequences within it:
- the LOC127342994 gene encoding probable protein ABIL1, giving the protein MQQLQQQAPPSFARPAPTTFDEASMERSRGFVKALQELKNLRPQLYSASEYCEKSYLHSEQKHVVLDNLKDYAVRALVNAVDHLGTVAFKLTDLYEQQASELSTIELKVASLNQQVLTCQTYTDKEGLRQQQMIGTATRHHKHYIVPVSGNKRMQTFSEMQTDAEFDLRPKPYPSEKTLFWHLASEKNSKTNGERQSELGHGETNTSKPTSSDGFNLLGKESSASPLPKRTQSNVTSSDIVTRNSGMKDQPGTRHLSSFSSLDNPRARQIQKAPVRTKSMLAAFFVRHRSGKMKNVSVR